Proteins encoded together in one Lysinibacillus sp. FSL K6-0232 window:
- a CDS encoding dihydrofolate reductase family protein: MADRKIILDLAVTLDGFIEGKNGEVDWCIMEPDMEFTSFLHEIDTILYGRKSYEAWGQYTPDTNNEEDKQFWSLIHSKGKYVFSSTLQDQHHNVTLIHENIAEEMFKLKQKQGKNIWLYGGASLITTFINLGLIDEFRLSVHPVVLGEGKPLFTNITERLQLTLIQTKAFSSGVVQLIYQKGDV, from the coding sequence ATGGCAGATAGAAAAATCATATTAGATTTAGCGGTTACATTAGATGGCTTTATTGAAGGTAAAAATGGCGAAGTGGATTGGTGTATTATGGAGCCTGATATGGAATTTACAAGCTTTTTACATGAGATTGATACGATTTTATATGGCAGAAAAAGCTATGAGGCATGGGGGCAATATACACCTGATACTAATAATGAGGAAGACAAACAATTTTGGTCACTTATTCATAGCAAAGGCAAGTACGTCTTTTCCAGCACACTGCAAGACCAGCATCATAATGTTACCCTTATTCACGAAAATATTGCCGAGGAAATGTTCAAGCTTAAACAAAAGCAGGGCAAAAATATTTGGCTTTATGGTGGGGCAAGTTTGATTACAACATTTATTAATTTAGGGCTTATCGATGAATTTCGCCTCTCTGTTCACCCTGTTGTCTTAGGTGAAGGCAAGCCATTATTTACAAATATTACGGAGCGACTTCAGCTAACGCTTATCCAAACAAAAGCATTTTCCTCTGGTGTTGTGCAGCTTATTTATCAAAAGGGGGATGTTTAG